The Bicyclus anynana chromosome 3, ilBicAnyn1.1, whole genome shotgun sequence genome has a window encoding:
- the LOC112054440 gene encoding glycerol-3-phosphate dehydrogenase, mitochondrial isoform X1 encodes MSRRKLLIGGAGAAGAALAGWALYADDKPQWYNGPTVSAKTERKKRPLPSRTEQVNMLQAGHTYDVLIIGGGATGAGCALDATTRGLRTALVEADDFASGTSSRSTKLIHGGVRYLQKAILQLDYEQYKMVKEALHERANMLEVAPHLTRPLPILLPVYKWWQVPYYWFGIKMYDIVAGDRNLKSSYYLSKKNTLELFPMLKSDNLCGGIVYYDGQQDDARMCLAIALTAARHGATIANHVKVTKLYKTNNKLSGARLKDELTGKEWDIKAKSIINATGPFTDSIRKMDDQQLKDICCPSSGVHIVLPGYYSPEHMGLLDPSTSDGRVIFFLPWHKGTIAGTTDLPCQVTHNPKPTEDEILFILTEVKNYLNPDVEVRRGDVLSAWSGIRPLVSDPNKPDTQSLARNHIVHVSPSGLVTIAGGKWTTYRSMAAETIDAAIESANLKPLYKECQTDGFLIEGAHGWTPTMYIRLVQDFGLEMEVAQHLAKSYGDRAFAVAKMAQMTGKRWPIIGKKIHPEFPYIDAEIRYGVREYACTAVDMVARRLRLAFLNVQAAAEALPGVIDIMAEELKWSDAEKQKQTKAAQDFLANEMGQMVNRASRDKIPINLTKDEIQSYIKRFQIIDKDRKGFVSINDIRRSLKNYGEEVTGEQLHEILREIDTNMNGQVELDEYLQMMSAIKSGHVAYSRFARMAEMEEQHHEQEQLKKSISVERSGGGL; translated from the exons ATGTCTCGAAGGAAATTGCTAATAGGCGGCGCAGGAGCGGCGGGCGCGGCGTTGGCTGGCTGGGCACTCTACGCGGACGATAAACCG CAATGGTACAACGGGCCAACAGTGTCAGCAAAGACGGAGCGCAAGAAGCGGCCGCTCCCTTCTCGCACAGAGCAAGTGAACATGCTGCAGGCCGGACACACCTACGACGTGCTCATCATCGGAGGGGGCGCCACCGGAGCAGGGTGCGCCCTCGACGCTACCACTAGGG GGCTGCGCACCGCACTAGTGGAGGCGGACGACTTCGCCAGCGGCACGTCTAGCCGCAGCACCAAGCTCATCCACGGCGGCGTGCGATACCTCCAGAAGGCCATCCTGCAGCTCGACTACGAGCAGTACAAGATGGTGAAGGAGGCGCTGCACGAGCGAGCCAACATGCTGGAGGTGGCGCCGCATCTAACCCGGCCACTGCCTATACTACTGCCGGTATATAA ATGGTGGCAGGTCCCTTACTACTGGTTCGGTATCAAGATGTACGACATAGTCGCGGGTGACAGAAACCTGAAGAGCTCCTACTATTTATCAAAGAAGAACACTCTAGAACTATTCCCCATGTTGAAATCCGACAACTTGTGCGGCGGCATCGTATATTATGATG GTCAACAAGACGACGCGCGCATGTGCCTGGCGATAGCACTGACGGCGGCGCGCCACGGCGCCACCATCGCCAACCACGTCAAGGTCACCAAGCTGTACAAGACCAACAACAAACTCAGCGGAGCACGCCTTAAA GACGAACTAACGGGCAAGGAATGGGACATCAAAGCCAAGTCCATCATCAACGCGACCGGCCCCTTCACAGACTCCATCAGGAAGATGGACGACCAGCAGCTCAAGGACATCTGCTGCCCGTCGTCTGGCGTGCATATTGTGCTGCCTGGATACTACAG TCCAGAGCACATGGGTCTTCTGGACCCGTCGACGTCAGACGGTCGTGTGATCTTCTTCCTGCCGTGGCACAAGGGCACCATCGCCGGCACCACGGACCTGCCTTGCCAAGTCACCCACAACCCCAAACCCACCGAGGACGAAATCCTGTTCATCCTCACCGAAGTCAAGAACTACTTGAATCCGGACGTTGAAG TGCGCCGCGGCGATGTGCTGTCGGCGTGGTCGGGCATCCGGCCGCTGGTGTCGGACCCCAACAAGCCGGACACGCAGTCGCTGGCGCGCAACCACATCGTGCACGTGTCGCCGTCCGGCCTCGTCACCATCGCGGGCGGCAAGTGGACCACCTACCGCTCCATGGCGGCGGAGACTATCGACGCTGCCATCGAAA gTGCGAATCTAAAACCCTTGTACAAAGAGTGCCAGACCGACGGCTTCTTGATAGAAGGCGCCCACGGCTGGACGCCCACCATGTACATCAGATTAGTGCAGGACTTTGGACTTGAGATGGAG GTAGCCCAGCATTTAGCGAAGTCCTACGGAGACAGAGCGTTCGCGGTCGCCAAAATGGCGCAAATGACTGGCAAGAGATGGCCGATCATTGGCAAGAAGATCCATCCAGAGTTCCCCTACATCGATGCTGAAATTAG GTACGGTGTCCGCGAGTATGCGTGTACAGCTGTAGACATGGTGGCGCGTCGCTTGCGCCTCGCGTTCCTCAACGTGCAGGCCGCGGCCGAAGCCCTCCCCGGCGTCATCGACATCATGGCCGAGGAGCTCAAGTGGTCCGATGCTGAGAAACAG AAACAAACCAAAGCGGCGCAAGACTTCCTCGCCAACGAGATGGGCCAGATGGTGAACCGCGCCAGCCGCGACAAGATCCCCATCAACCTCACCAAGGACGAGATCCAGTCCTACATCAAACGCTTCCAGATCATCGACAAGGACAGGAAGGGCTTCGTCTCCATTAACGATATTAGAAGAAGTTTGAAG AACTACGGTGAGGAAGTGACCGGCGAACAGTTGCACGAAATATTGCGAGAGATCGACACTAACATGAACGGACAAGTCGAACTCGACGAGTATTTGCAG ATGATGTCGGCAATCAAGTCCGGCCACGTGGCGTACTCGCGGTTCGCGCGCATGGCTGAGATGGAGGAGCAGCATCACGAGCAGGAACAGCTGAAGAAGAGCATCTCCGTCGAGAGGAGCGGCGGCGGCTTGTAG
- the LOC112054440 gene encoding glycerol-3-phosphate dehydrogenase, mitochondrial isoform X2, which yields MSRRKLLIGGAGAAGAALAGWALYADDKPQWYNGPTVSAKTERKKRPLPSRTEQVNMLQAGHTYDVLIIGGGATGAGCALDATTRGLRTALVEADDFASGTSSRSTKLIHGGVRYLQKAILQLDYEQYKMVKEALHERANMLEVAPHLTRPLPILLPVYKWWQVPYYWFGIKMYDIVAGDRNLKSSYYLSKKNTLELFPMLKSDNLCGGIVYYDGQQDDARMCLAIALTAARHGATIANHVKVTKLYKTNNKLSGARLKDELTGKEWDIKAKSIINATGPFTDSIRKMDDQQLKDICCPSSGVHIVLPGYYSPEHMGLLDPSTSDGRVIFFLPWHKGTIAGTTDLPCQVTHNPKPTEDEILFILTEVKNYLNPDVEVRRGDVLSAWSGIRPLVSDPNKPDTQSLARNHIVHVSPSGLVTIAGGKWTTYRSMAAETIDAAIESANLKPLYKECQTDGFLIEGAHGWTPTMYIRLVQDFGLEMEVAQHLAKSYGDRAFAVAKMAQMTGKRWPIIGKKIHPEFPYIDAEIRYGVREYACTAVDMVARRLRLAFLNVQAAAEALPGVIDIMAEELKWSDAEKQKQTKAAQDFLANEMGQMVNRASRDKIPINLTKDEIQSYIKRFQIIDKDRKGFVSINDIRRSLKSMGVKPSDDEISAILSEIDVTYHGQLELQDYLQMMSAIKSGHVAYSRFARMAEMEEQHHEQEQLKKSISVERSGGGL from the exons ATGTCTCGAAGGAAATTGCTAATAGGCGGCGCAGGAGCGGCGGGCGCGGCGTTGGCTGGCTGGGCACTCTACGCGGACGATAAACCG CAATGGTACAACGGGCCAACAGTGTCAGCAAAGACGGAGCGCAAGAAGCGGCCGCTCCCTTCTCGCACAGAGCAAGTGAACATGCTGCAGGCCGGACACACCTACGACGTGCTCATCATCGGAGGGGGCGCCACCGGAGCAGGGTGCGCCCTCGACGCTACCACTAGGG GGCTGCGCACCGCACTAGTGGAGGCGGACGACTTCGCCAGCGGCACGTCTAGCCGCAGCACCAAGCTCATCCACGGCGGCGTGCGATACCTCCAGAAGGCCATCCTGCAGCTCGACTACGAGCAGTACAAGATGGTGAAGGAGGCGCTGCACGAGCGAGCCAACATGCTGGAGGTGGCGCCGCATCTAACCCGGCCACTGCCTATACTACTGCCGGTATATAA ATGGTGGCAGGTCCCTTACTACTGGTTCGGTATCAAGATGTACGACATAGTCGCGGGTGACAGAAACCTGAAGAGCTCCTACTATTTATCAAAGAAGAACACTCTAGAACTATTCCCCATGTTGAAATCCGACAACTTGTGCGGCGGCATCGTATATTATGATG GTCAACAAGACGACGCGCGCATGTGCCTGGCGATAGCACTGACGGCGGCGCGCCACGGCGCCACCATCGCCAACCACGTCAAGGTCACCAAGCTGTACAAGACCAACAACAAACTCAGCGGAGCACGCCTTAAA GACGAACTAACGGGCAAGGAATGGGACATCAAAGCCAAGTCCATCATCAACGCGACCGGCCCCTTCACAGACTCCATCAGGAAGATGGACGACCAGCAGCTCAAGGACATCTGCTGCCCGTCGTCTGGCGTGCATATTGTGCTGCCTGGATACTACAG TCCAGAGCACATGGGTCTTCTGGACCCGTCGACGTCAGACGGTCGTGTGATCTTCTTCCTGCCGTGGCACAAGGGCACCATCGCCGGCACCACGGACCTGCCTTGCCAAGTCACCCACAACCCCAAACCCACCGAGGACGAAATCCTGTTCATCCTCACCGAAGTCAAGAACTACTTGAATCCGGACGTTGAAG TGCGCCGCGGCGATGTGCTGTCGGCGTGGTCGGGCATCCGGCCGCTGGTGTCGGACCCCAACAAGCCGGACACGCAGTCGCTGGCGCGCAACCACATCGTGCACGTGTCGCCGTCCGGCCTCGTCACCATCGCGGGCGGCAAGTGGACCACCTACCGCTCCATGGCGGCGGAGACTATCGACGCTGCCATCGAAA gTGCGAATCTAAAACCCTTGTACAAAGAGTGCCAGACCGACGGCTTCTTGATAGAAGGCGCCCACGGCTGGACGCCCACCATGTACATCAGATTAGTGCAGGACTTTGGACTTGAGATGGAG GTAGCCCAGCATTTAGCGAAGTCCTACGGAGACAGAGCGTTCGCGGTCGCCAAAATGGCGCAAATGACTGGCAAGAGATGGCCGATCATTGGCAAGAAGATCCATCCAGAGTTCCCCTACATCGATGCTGAAATTAG GTACGGTGTCCGCGAGTATGCGTGTACAGCTGTAGACATGGTGGCGCGTCGCTTGCGCCTCGCGTTCCTCAACGTGCAGGCCGCGGCCGAAGCCCTCCCCGGCGTCATCGACATCATGGCCGAGGAGCTCAAGTGGTCCGATGCTGAGAAACAG AAACAAACCAAAGCGGCGCAAGACTTCCTCGCCAACGAGATGGGCCAGATGGTGAACCGCGCCAGCCGCGACAAGATCCCCATCAACCTCACCAAGGACGAGATCCAGTCCTACATCAAACGCTTCCAGATCATCGACAAGGACAGGAAGGGCTTCGTCTCCATTAACGATATTAGAAGAAGTTTGAAG AGTATGGGCGTGAAGCCATCGGATGACGAAATAAGTGCGATATTGTCTGAGATAGACGTCACTTATCACGGACAACTGGAATTGCAGGACTACCTTCAG ATGATGTCGGCAATCAAGTCCGGCCACGTGGCGTACTCGCGGTTCGCGCGCATGGCTGAGATGGAGGAGCAGCATCACGAGCAGGAACAGCTGAAGAAGAGCATCTCCGTCGAGAGGAGCGGCGGCGGCTTGTAG